Proteins from a single region of Nomascus leucogenys isolate Asia chromosome 2, Asia_NLE_v1, whole genome shotgun sequence:
- the LOC100580743 gene encoding LOW QUALITY PROTEIN: uncharacterized protein LOC100580743 (The sequence of the model RefSeq protein was modified relative to this genomic sequence to represent the inferred CDS: substituted 3 bases at 3 genomic stop codons): MPRDSLETEDPACADPGTPRDSVETEDPARADSGTPQNSRLRTPRQLSVQEGAPAPEENTDLPGKVLPEKCALMWPHLGTQAPQRPMXESQRFPGWGCRTGQAPPYRACPPAPAPSHPSSSLSPTPGSGSPQQTRPPCXTGAALYGLGAWQSCCGGGVGCYGRGRQPLGCQGWWSRLNPYPLESPGLFHTRSCGKLWDPKAVLISGVTSSHSSLGSPETRPGVSLCKELPGCWAELCCRPRKMTKKDRAEPHPPRLGGPRGARAQQNPIRHSLGWKRLPRYGWQLLTSSGGAAGGLCPMGTQTWGKDGGWVCTLGRTGGQHRCEQVAXAHEKGVSETGCLSQMPGVYEVDEWP; this comes from the exons ATGCCACGGGACTCACTTGAGACTGAGGACCCCGCGTGTGCTGACCCGGGGACGCCACGGGACTCAGTTGAGACTGAGGACCCCGCGCGTGCTGACTCGGGGACGCCACAGAACTCGAGACTGAGGACCCCGC GTCAGCTCAGCGTTCAGGAGGGGGCGCCTGCCCCCGAGGAGAACACAGACCTGCCTGGGAAGGTGCTGCCCGAGAAGTGTGCCCTGATGTGGCCACACCTGGGGACGCAGGCTCCCCAGAGGCCCATGTGAGAAAGCCAGCGGTTCCCAGGCTGGGGGTGCAGGACGGGCCAGGCACCGCCCTACAGGGCCTGCCCCCCAGCCCCCGCACCCTCACACCCATCTTCCTCTCTCAGCCCGACCCCAGGGTCTGGGAGCCCCCAGCAGACCCGCCCTCCTTGCTGAACAGGGGCTGCCCTTTATGGACTCGGCGCCTGGCAAAGCTGCTGTGGAGGAGGAGTTGGCTGTTATGGTCGGGGGAGGCAGCCCTTGGGTTGTCAAGGTTGGTGGTCAAGGTTGAACCCATATCCGctggaatctcctggtctgttcCACACACGATCATGTGGGAAGCTCTGGGACCCGAAGGCCGTTCTGATCTCAGGGGTCACAAGTTCTCACAGCAGCCTGGGGTCACCAGAGACCAGACCTGGCGTTAGCCTCTGTAAGGAGCTGCCTGGCTGCTGGGCTGAGCTTTGCTGCAGGCCCAGGAAGATGACCAAGAAGGACAGAGCAGAGCCCCATCCGCCACGGCTGGGAGGGCCCCGGGGAGCACGTGCACAGCAGAACCCCATCCGCCACTCCCTGGGCTGGAAGAGGCTTCCTCGGTATGGATGGCAGCTGTTAACGAGCAGTGGTGGTGCAGCTGGAGGCCTCTGTCCCATGGGGACACAGACATGGGGGAAGGATGGCGGATGGGTGTGCACACTTGGGAGGACGGGCGGGCAGCACAGGTGCGAGCAGGTGGCATAGGCGCACGAGAAGGGTGTGTCTGAGACAGGATGTTTATCCCAAATGCCAGGAGTGTACGAGGTGGACGAGTGGCCATGA